Genomic window (Streptosporangium brasiliense):
CAGATACGTGTCTCGCAGATCAACAAGTGCGCCTACTGCATCGATTACCACACGGCCGACGCCCGCAAGGCCGGAGAGAGCGAGGAACGCATCTACCAGCTCAGCGCCTGGCACGAATCCAGCCTCTACACGGCGGAAGAGCGGGCCGCCCTCGCCCTGAGCGAGGCCGTCACCCTGCTCCCGGGGGGCGTCTCGGACGAGGTCTACGCCCAGGCCCGACAGCACTTCGACGACAGGGAACTGGCCCAGCTCATCGCGCTGATCTTCACCGTCAACGCCTGGAACCGCATGAACGCGACCACGCGTAAGACACCTGGCACGCAGTAGCCGCCCTCACGCTTGCCGCAGCCCACGGGCGGTGGCCGTACGGCCATTGCCTGTCCCGTGCCCATGCCCGTACGGCCATTGCCTGTCCCATGCCCATGCCCATGCCCGTACGGCCATCGCCCGTCCCATGCCCATGCCCGCACGTCCACGACCCCATCCCCATGACTCGCGACCTGCTCGCCGACGAAGGAAGACGCCGTGACCCCCACCGATTCCCCTCCGCAGGTCTCTCCCGGCGCCGGCCGCTCTCCCGCCAAGGGGTGGTCCGCCGTGCTCGCCGTGTCGCTGGGCATCTTCGCCCTGATGACCTCCGAGCTGCTGCCGGTGGGCCTGCTCACCCCGATCGGCTCGGCCCTGGAGGTCTCCGAGGGCACGGCAGGCCTGATGGTCACGGTGCCGGGCCTGGTCGCCGCCGTCTCGGCGCCCTTGGTGACGGTGGCCGCGGGTGCCGTCGACCGCCGGCTGGTGCTGGCCGTCCTGGTCGGCCTGATGGGCGTGGCCAATCTGGTGTCGGCGTTCGCCACCGGGTTCGCCGTCGTACTCGTCGCACGTGTGCTGATCGGCATCAGCGTGGGCGGGTTCTGGTCCCTGGCCGGCGGCATCGCGCTGCGCCTGGTGCCCGAACGGCACGTGGCCCGCGCCACCGCCGTCATCTTCGGCGGCGTCGAGGCCGCGTCCGTCCTCGGCGTGCCCATCGGCACGCTGATCGGCGACCTCAGCGGCTGGCGCATCGCGTTCGCGGCCGTCGGTCTCCTCGGCCTGACCTCGCTGGCGGGCATGGTCGTGCTGATGCCGGAGGTGGCGCCGGAGCAGACGATCTCCTTTTCCGCCCTCCCCAAGGCTTTCCGCTCCCACGCCGGCGTGCGGCTGGGCATCGTGATGACATTTCTCGTCATCACCGGGCACTTCACCGCCTACACCTTCGTCAGGCCCATCCTGCAGGGCGACGGCGTCGACGCCGGCGTGGTCAGCACGCTGCTGCTGGTCTTCGGCGTCGCCGGACTGTGCGGCAACTTCATCGCCGGCGCCCTGATCACCGGACGGCTGCGCCAGGCCGTCGTCACCATCGTCCTGGTGCTGGCCGCGGCCATGGCGCTGCTCGCGGTGGCCGCCGACGGCACCGTCTCGGCCGCGGCGGTCCTCATCCTGTGGGGTCTGGGCTACGGGGCCGTCCCGGTCACCTTCCAGACCTGGATCCTCAACGCCGCTCCGGACGCGGCCGAGGCCGCCTCGTCGCTGTATGTGTCGATGTTCAACCTGTCCATCGCGCTCGGCGCCCTCGCCGGCGGCCTGGCCGTCGATGCGCTCTCCGCGACCAGTACGGCATGGA
Coding sequences:
- a CDS encoding MFS transporter, whose translation is MTPTDSPPQVSPGAGRSPAKGWSAVLAVSLGIFALMTSELLPVGLLTPIGSALEVSEGTAGLMVTVPGLVAAVSAPLVTVAAGAVDRRLVLAVLVGLMGVANLVSAFATGFAVVLVARVLIGISVGGFWSLAGGIALRLVPERHVARATAVIFGGVEAASVLGVPIGTLIGDLSGWRIAFAAVGLLGLTSLAGMVVLMPEVAPEQTISFSALPKAFRSHAGVRLGIVMTFLVITGHFTAYTFVRPILQGDGVDAGVVSTLLLVFGVAGLCGNFIAGALITGRLRQAVVTIVLVLAAAMALLAVAADGTVSAAAVLILWGLGYGAVPVTFQTWILNAAPDAAEAASSLYVSMFNLSIALGALAGGLAVDALSATSTAWIGAGLVLLTLPVIGLGRRTGREIPVILPESPTVIEAAGIERVRDVRGG
- a CDS encoding carboxymuconolactone decarboxylase family protein codes for the protein MTTVQIPERMNFAAVAPRVFKAVLALDAAAREGIDPVLLELVQIRVSQINKCAYCIDYHTADARKAGESEERIYQLSAWHESSLYTAEERAALALSEAVTLLPGGVSDEVYAQARQHFDDRELAQLIALIFTVNAWNRMNATTRKTPGTQ